In one window of Aquimarina spinulae DNA:
- a CDS encoding cadherin domain-containing protein, giving the protein MKNVKVFATLILAVISIGCTSDDDTPVIETTITVKDFETTIDENPTTGQELGTIDVTTNQGTLTYAFKSEEPANAFDIDTKTGKLTIKNATLFDYETKVILTATVLIKNGDLTKEAKVTIHLNDIEDSNITVKDFETTIDENPTTGQELGTIEATTDQGELTYSLKNETPEGAFAIDTKTGKLTVKDATLFDYETRTSLTATVVVNNKEISKEAKTTITLNNVIENIVFADANFKKALLEHTKPIIDANGDQEIDTGEALIVKRLHLNNKNISDLSGIEYFTALTYLTCNENQLTSLGISKNINLDFLGCRDNQIASLDLSKNTALTGLQCDENMLTALDLSKNINLNWLTCAQNQLSALDVSHNTALTTIACGRNKLTALDVSNNIALTGLYCEYNLINTLDVSKQVNLSILDYSSTKITTLDTSNNIALTRLYCSSNNLTSLDISKNTALTLLQCNNNRLTSLDLSKNIKLDNLNCGWNRMTSLDLSKNTALTRLIFEVNPQLVSLYMKNGNNNILGTVRLQNNSNLTCIEVDDPTASYLANWQKDAAASYSSDCTP; this is encoded by the coding sequence ATGAAAAATGTAAAAGTATTTGCTACCCTAATCTTAGCTGTCATTAGTATTGGATGTACTAGTGATGACGATACTCCTGTCATAGAAACTACTATTACTGTAAAAGATTTTGAAACTACTATAGACGAAAACCCAACCACCGGACAAGAACTAGGAACAATTGATGTAACTACCAACCAAGGTACATTAACCTATGCTTTTAAAAGCGAAGAGCCCGCCAACGCTTTTGATATAGATACAAAAACTGGAAAACTCACTATAAAAAATGCTACTCTATTTGATTATGAAACCAAGGTAATACTTACAGCAACAGTGCTTATAAAAAATGGAGATCTAACTAAAGAAGCGAAGGTAACCATACACCTAAACGATATAGAGGATTCGAACATTACCGTAAAAGATTTTGAAACTACTATAGACGAAAACCCAACCACCGGACAAGAACTAGGAACTATTGAGGCCACAACAGACCAGGGAGAATTAACCTATAGTTTAAAAAACGAAACTCCAGAAGGTGCTTTTGCAATAGATACCAAAACAGGAAAACTTACGGTAAAAGATGCTACCCTGTTTGATTATGAAACCAGGACATCACTTACTGCCACAGTAGTAGTAAATAACAAAGAAATTAGTAAAGAAGCTAAGACAACAATAACCTTAAACAATGTTATAGAAAATATTGTATTTGCAGATGCGAACTTTAAAAAAGCGCTACTAGAACATACCAAACCAATAATAGATGCAAATGGAGATCAGGAAATAGATACTGGAGAAGCTCTAATTGTTAAAAGATTACATCTAAATAACAAAAATATCTCTGATCTTTCTGGAATTGAATATTTTACTGCTCTAACCTATCTTACTTGTAACGAAAACCAATTAACTTCTTTAGGTATTAGTAAAAATATAAATTTGGATTTTCTAGGTTGTCGAGATAACCAAATAGCCTCTCTTGATTTAAGTAAAAATACTGCCTTAACCGGATTACAGTGTGATGAAAATATGCTTACTGCATTGGATTTGAGTAAAAATATAAACTTGAATTGGTTGACTTGTGCTCAAAATCAACTTAGTGCTTTAGATGTAAGCCATAATACTGCATTAACAACAATAGCTTGTGGTCGTAATAAATTAACCGCTCTAGATGTAAGTAATAATATTGCTTTGACAGGCCTATACTGTGAATATAATTTAATCAACACTTTAGATGTAAGTAAACAAGTTAATTTGTCAATATTAGATTATTCTAGCACTAAAATAACAACTCTAGATACAAGCAATAATATAGCCCTAACTCGTCTTTATTGTAGTAGTAATAACTTAACAAGTCTAGACATAAGCAAAAATACTGCTTTAACCCTTTTACAATGTAATAACAATAGGCTAACCTCTCTAGACTTAAGTAAAAATATTAAACTGGACAATCTTAATTGTGGTTGGAATAGAATGACTTCATTAGATTTAAGCAAAAACACTGCTCTAACACGTTTAATTTTTGAAGTCAACCCACAATTAGTTTCTTTGTATATGAAAAACGGAAATAACAATATTTTAGGAACCGTACGTCTGCAAAACAATTCTAATCTTACCTGTATTGAAGTAGATGATCCTACTGCTTCATATTTAGCAAATTGGCAAAAAGATGCAGCTGCCAGTTATTCTAGTGATTGTACTCCATAA